The genomic DNA GGATCACTGGTCAGGCCGTAGAATGAGTACAGGATGTCGTGCGTCAACACTCCATCTATGCTGCCATCAGAGTGGTTGCCGAAGAGCATTATGACCTCTTGTGCGAAGTTCCGGAAGTAGCCTGTGCCTGGACCGTAATAGAAGAACGGGTTCCAATCTTTAGATTGGTGCCAGCGAACACACGAAGCCCGCACGATGGCCTCGCGTGTGAAGAGACCGCCATATGGCACCGATTCATAGAACTGGAGGAACAAATTCACGTCCATCGTCCAGGCGTTTCCATACTGGTAGACGTCCTGGCGCGTCATGGATGAATCGCACTCCACGAAGTTGTGGGTGTGTTCAAGACCTTGCGGTGTGCCTGAGTCTCTTTGTCAGCCTGTTTCTGATTGCAGCCCCTTATCAGACGCACCGAAGATGCCTAGCAGACCATCAAGAGGAGCCCCAACTCTTGGATCTGGCCCACCCAGTGAATACTTCATCGTTACAGGGTCACCGCCCGAGATGACTGCAGCAAGGACAGACAACAGGGCAATGTCATATCCCAAGTTGAAGACCGCCATTGTTCCTTCGATCACCTCCCATATTGAGACGATCCCAGTGTGACTGATAACGTGGTGGTTTGCAAGCGCATTCTGACCCGGGCATGGGCCTCGTTGATCGTCTGCAAGTTTTCAGTATCGCTGAGCTTGTACTCAAACCCTCAGGAATACTTACATGGACCCGGAGGCTCAAAGGGAAACTGGCCCCAAACGTCAATGGGACCATtacctatatctatactGCCAAAACCTGACCATCCGCCGCCAAAGCTCAGAGCGGCGTCAAGAGTTCCTGTATCAGTCCAAGTAAGACGCTGCACGTATGCGCTTCATCAAGAGAGAGGATTCACATTCGCATACCAGGAGCCAGAGCATCCACCAAACCAGTGAGTACCTCGAGTTGCCGAGCATATAGCTTCTGTTGTTCTTCAGTCCGCTCCTTGGTCTCGAACTGTGCAGGCTGCTCGCGCGCGTGCGAATGTCGATTATCGTTTATAAGCCCGACCAGCTCCGGATATGCGTATGCATGAAAACGTGTTGAAAGAATTGGAGTGAGCGACAGAATTAGACACAAACGAGCGAGTTGGAACAACATCTTTACCACTCCATGTGGTCGCCAGAATCGCAAAATTCGGCGTCAGTGCTGCCTGGCGCTATCAGCAATATGAAAGCGGCTCACCTGGTTGGAATTCGCCGCATCGTGCACGCGTGTGTCGCCAATGCCTCGCCAAACGAGAGCGCAGCCTTGCTGCAAGTAGGGATAAGTTATGCCCATGCTATTCGTGTAATTCCAGATGCAAGCTGGTCCCAGGAAGTCCTCCATTCGGCGCCGCAGGCACACTGTCGACCAAACTCTATAGGCTTGTTGCAACAATGTTCTGGGCTTCACATTTAATGGGGTCAGCGTGTTGAGCGGGGGCTGACAATGTCGTTAACAAGGTATTCCCTGCTATCACCAAGTGAGCTTGGCCGAGCGACGCCTTGAGACGGACTTCTTCATGCTGGGAGTCCACCGGTCACAGAAAAAACTATTTGGCCAGCGGCAGTTCAAAAAAGGTCAATTAACGACGGAAGTTATTGTTGAATACTTTTTTCTTCATTAGCCACATATTGCGGAGACGACAAATGGACTGTGACAGAGTGACTGAGCTGGAGTATTTCACTGTTGTTCTTGGCGATTTGCTGGACTCACACATGATCCACGATCAGAAGGCTTGTCGCAATCCTGGTATGTTCACTAACCAAGCATGGATGCCTGGACATGACAGCTCATCTGAACTCCATGGCCGTTCACTGCGAGTCGGGCGCCAGGCACATTTGTGCTTGCTCGACTTGCTCTGGACAACCGGCACAGGAGCAGTGTTTTTCAGGAAACAGAACTTGCGGTGCCATTGTCGGGCGGCACACTCAAAAACGACGACTGCATCGAGACCGATGCATCCAGTTATGGCTTCCCCTCGCCGCACTTGTCAACCAAACGCTCTGACTCTGTTTAACAGCATGCGCTGCACCAAGTTCTCGGTGCACAAAGCCAGGGGCGAAAAGGATGTGGTATTCCAGGGCACGCTGCTCAATTCCGAGTTTGTCGAACTCTCGAAGCGACAGACTCCGCATGTTTAGGAGATTCGTGATTCGCTCTCGTTCCGTGCAGGGAGCGTggttgaggaggagagttCTATTGAACCGGCTTGCGGCATGCATCTCCAGGAGCCGACACATTGTATGCCAGGCTACCAACAGGAGCTCCATCGCGGCTACGAGTCTGCTGCAATCATAGAGATATGATTGCGCTTCCGCTGACATCTGTGCAACTCAACCTCCTGGGCCATCTTCCTCTGCGAAGGTGAACACACCGTCGACCGCCAACATGCGTTCCTGTTACGCTTTGACATCATTCTTTGGAGCAATCACCATTGTCACTGCCACATCTTTCGACCTGTCACGAAGATGGCCCGAGTCCTTACCCGAATCTTTCGCCGACCCTTACGCCGACCCTTTCGCTGATCCTCTCGCCAATCCCTTTGCGGATGCTTTTGCACAAAGTTCAttcgatgccgatgatgctGCTCAAGCGAAAAAAGCAGCAGCTCTTAAGTTGATCGGAACAATGCCGAAGTGTGGGGTGTGTAAAGCCGCGCTCTTCTGTCTGCATTGCATGCACTAATGCCATTGCAAGCTTGTGTGCATAGCGAGCTCGGTTCAGGCATCGCCATGCTCCTTCGAGGACACTAATTGTTCTTGCAATAACAAAACGATCAGCGAGCAGGCAGCACAGTGCATCATGGTGAGCTGTACAGTCAAGGAAACATTGAGTGAGAACCCAATGATAGCTCGTCATCGAAAGTCATGCTGACTCGGATTCACAGCAACGAAGAACATATCAGACACCATATGTGGGAAACCGATTCGCGACAAGACTGGAATCACAACTGGCACAGGTATAGGCGGAAtgatcttcgccatcgtcgctgtAATCATTCGTACCATTTCGAAGATTCATATTCAGACTGGAGGCGGCACGCCTGCTGTGACCACCGATCTGTGGTGGGACGACTTGGCTGTTGGAACATCActggtcttcgtcatcgcgTTCGGTGTGATTCCAGTGCCATGTAAGTCGTGGCCGCGATTCCCAGTGTGAGGTAACGGCACAGAGCTGACCATTTACACAAGTGACTCGTCTTGGCTTGTAAGTCTCGTGGATATTCCGATGAGAGTGGCGGACTGATTCTGTTCGCAGCGGCAAAGACGTTTGGACGGTACCCTTCCAGAACCTGACACCAATGGTAAAAGTACGATGGCCTGAGCGTCCATGCAGAGGTAGCGTTGCTGATCATTCCCAGTTGATGTTGGCGGATGAGATTGTCTATGTCTTCGGTTTGGGACTTGTCAAGATATCGCTCTTGCTGACCTAtctgcgcttcttctcctcggatCGCTTTCGACACATCACATACGTCGTCATCGTGCTGAACGCATTGTTTATACTATCATTCGTTATTGTCATCCTGACCCAATGCCGGCCGCTTTCATACACATGGTATGTACCCAGAATCGTTGTTCTTGGCCATGCTCTCACAACTTTACAGGAACCAGTGGGATGGGGAGCACAAAGGCAAATGCCTGGCTCTCAACCCCATCGTTTGGTCATCGTATGTCCTTGGCCCATTGATTTTCGCTTGGCTGCAGACTGCTGACTTGCTTTATAGCGCTATCATCAACATTATTTTGGACTTCCTAGTCCTTGGCCTACCGATCTACCAGCTCTGGAAGATGAATCTGAATGTCGCGAAAAAGTTGCAAGTCATGTTCATGTTTGGGGTTGGTTTCTTGGTCACAATTATCAGTATTATGCGCTTGCATTCAATTGTCGATTACGGCGAGGATAAGAATTTCACCTACTCGAGGGTGATTCCAGGGGTCTGGGTAAGTGCCAGTGTCGCTGACTTTGGGAATCGATCAGAACTAACCAATCATCAGTCcaagctggagctgcagctCTCCGTTATTTGCGCTTGCATGCCTGCAATTCGACAAGTCATTGTAAGTTCCAATCGACCTTTGCAGCATCGGAACGGCAGATGTGCGCACGGCGCTATAGACATCAGGAAACTGACCCCTCCCAGCGACGTTTCTCGCCGAGACTGATTGGCACTACTCGTGGCGAGGGCACAACAACAGGCATCAGCACGACGCAGTCGGGGCTGAGTGGGCGTACGTCTTTTTGGATGAGGTCTCTGCAGTCGAATGTGCAGAGCAGGACGCTGAACAGTGGGACAGGCACCATCGCCATTTCAGAAGTCGGCAAAAGCGCCGATACGGAGGTACGCGGCAAGAGTAGCTCCCACTCCACGATCGAAGAAATGGACTGATGGATGCCTTTGATAGCACTTCGTACCACTGCAAGAAATTCCTGCTCATCAGCATTCGAAGTCTTCCAAGTCCACAGTGACGCAGGTCTCGGAGATATCATCGCACATATGAGGCCATGAAAAGGTCGTAAAACGTTTTCCGCCCAAATTTTGGCGTCACAGGTACGAACAGAATGATGTTCACTCATCTCAAGAGTCTGTGAAATTGCTGATCGATATGAAGGCCAGGATGAGCTGCTGTCCTCGGGCATCAGGAAGTTGGCAATATTCGCAGCCTCGGCACTTTTGCTGCACAATACAACGGAAGCAACGCCAGTGGCACTTCTGTCCCGATTGCTGTGCTGGGCCCGTGCATGAGCTTGGGTATGTTGGTTTATCTGAATACGATCAGGTCAATGGCAAGAGATCCATGCCTTGGAGCCGTCTTCCCCTGAACTTTAATTCCTGGACGAACGCATGCTGTATGTGCACGCACACCTAGGACAAGGCCACCCATGTGCTCGGACAACACTCGAGCACAACGATCCTGTGGTACACAAGCGAGAGAACACCGGCTGGCGGGATCGCGGCATTGATCGAAGGCCCGGTTCACTTGGACGTGCAAAGCTGGCTTTGCGTGTGCTTGGATTCAACAGAGCTGGGGCCGCAGTCGGTTGTCGCTCGGATTATGCTCTGAAAGGAGATGTGGAGCATGAGAGCTACACAAGAAATAGCGACCCAATCCAATGTCATAGCGTGTCTGAGCCAGAGCCCGCGATTCCGATACCGTCTGTCATGGCCGTTGTTCGACACCGCGAAAAGATGTGACGGCGGTCCAACAACGAAAATATCGTATCCGCCTGAGATGCCAGGCTTCTCCGAGGTAGTGCTCGTGGAGCACTGATTCGAACCAATATGGTCCACGTTGTACAATCGTAATCCACACCGCTCTAGTGCTTCACCAGCGTTCTGTCAGAAGGCTGCGTTTCAACATTTCGCCCCAGAACCCTATTAACCAGGAACCGCGTGAGCACGAGGCCGGTGACATTCTTGTTTTGTCAAGCCTGGTCGTCAAACATCACAGATGCTGTACCTGTGTGAATTGTACGTCAATCTGTATTATCGAAGGTCTGATCAGCCAGAGCTGATGTAAatgtggtgatgttgttgccCATGCAGACAGAACGATCGGGAGTTTTCGTGAAGTGACCCAGCGGGAGGAGCCGTGCCAATGGCAAGAGTTGTTACGGCAAGGACCGAGCTTGCACACGAGAAGTTCGAagctccatcatcatcactgaCACGACCAGCGCTGCGCACGCAAACCCGACCATACGCCCCTGGTGACGCCCCAGGCCGCATCCGCTTGTGTTTCTTCGCGCCCGCACCGCTTTTCTCCTCCGCTCTCCCTTCCCCCGGCCGCCGCAATGCTTCGAACAACACCTCTCCTCCGGCAGTCCCTGACCAGCCTGTCCTCATCGCGGACAGCCGCCGCGAGCCTCACTCCTCTCGCACGAGGCCAGACGACACAGCAGAAGCGATGTGCACACGCCATTTCCAACCCTACTCTGGCCAACATTGAGAAGCGGTGGGAGGCTATGCCACCACAGGAGCAGGCTGATCTGTGGATGGCCCTGCGTGACCGCATGAAGGTGGATTGGAACGAACTCACtgtgcaagagaagaaggccggtACGTGATGTCTGCTCTATACAAATCATCCCGATTCGAGGCGCGTGCGCGCGTCTTCCACATATGATCTGGCGGAAAGCGTTATGCCGATGAAGCCCCGGCGGAGTGTACTACGCCTTAGGGAGCTGCCATTGAGCCTGGAAAACGGTATAGATGTGTTCCGCATACTGACCCGATGTTGTACAGCATACTGGATTGCTTTTGGACCTCACGGACCTCGCGCGCAGGCTCCCCCAGGCGAGAACACCAAGGTTTTCGCATACACCATTGTTGGTGTTCTTGCTGCCGGTGCGCTCTTCGGCTTTACCAGATATTTCGCTCGCGAGAAGCCACGCACCTTGAACAAGGAATGGCAAGAGGCTTCCAATGAGTATTTCAAGGTAAGTGGTTGCCATTCACTGAATCTGCTGGTTCCCGTTTCAGCAGCCTGCTAACGCGCTACGCCTACAGGAGAAGCAAATCGAGCCAATCACTTTCATCGGCGGCGAGGACTACAAGGGCAAGGGCCTCGTGCAGTCACCTCCCAAAGGCAAGGACGAGTAAACTGTTCCCATAGACGCGAGCCGCAGAGTGTTGTACTATCTGTCCATATTAGAGCGGTAAATCGCATATCTCACTCGACTCACGAGCGTTTTTCCTTGTGTTGGCTGTAGGGAAGTTTGCGGTAAAAGTGGGAGAAGAGTGAACGAAAGGCGTTTTGTCTTGCTGAACTTTTCAGTCGCAGAGAAAGCCACCATGTACAAAGGAGCGCAGTATGGCATAAATCTTTTACAATCACTTCACACGCCTGTT from Cercospora beticola chromosome 3, complete sequence includes the following:
- the COX5 gene encoding Cytochrome c oxidase subunit 5 translates to MLRTTPLLRQSLTSLSSSRTAAASLTPLARGQTTQQKRCAHAISNPTLANIEKRWEAMPPQEQADLWMALRDRMKVDWNELTVQEKKAAYWIAFGPHGPRAQAPPGENTKVFAYTIVGVLAAGALFGFTRYFAREKPRTLNKEWQEASNEYFKEKQIEPITFIGGEDYKGKGLVQSPPKGKDE